In a genomic window of Nodosilinea sp. E11:
- a CDS encoding potassium channel family protein: protein MRNNSSFRRIVAGIVFFSLTVVAAVVGYMVAGWGFLDAIYMVVITVFGVGYGEVKPLASPVLKLFTIFVIIAGALSVAYTVSGFVQLITEGEIRRALNLKRMTKDIENLEDHVIICGFGRIGQLIARKLKHDRQLFIIIDNDSERIAMAQEQGYLLYQGNATDETALEAAGIYRAKSLATVLPNDAINVFITLTAREMNPKLMILARGEMPSTEKKLRLAGANHVVLPASISALRMAHLISHPSAVDFLSQTDGYHGLNEFLAELDIQLNELVVEASSPLIGGTIGDIEIKGQGTFITVALRRADGEVIIHPSRATYLALGDSIILMGHQGDMPNFAQQTALRKEIRYRGARVR from the coding sequence ATGCGGAATAACAGTTCGTTTCGACGCATTGTCGCGGGGATTGTCTTCTTTTCGCTGACCGTGGTGGCGGCGGTAGTCGGCTACATGGTCGCGGGCTGGGGGTTTTTAGATGCCATCTATATGGTGGTGATTACGGTGTTTGGGGTGGGCTATGGCGAGGTTAAACCCCTGGCCTCACCAGTCTTAAAGCTATTTACCATTTTTGTGATCATCGCCGGGGCGCTATCGGTGGCCTACACCGTGTCTGGCTTTGTGCAACTGATCACCGAAGGGGAAATTCGTCGTGCCCTCAATCTCAAACGTATGACTAAAGACATTGAAAACCTCGAAGACCACGTGATCATCTGCGGCTTTGGGCGCATTGGACAACTGATTGCCCGCAAGCTAAAACACGATCGTCAATTATTCATCATTATTGATAATGATTCTGAGCGCATTGCTATGGCCCAAGAACAGGGCTACCTGTTGTATCAGGGTAATGCCACCGACGAAACCGCTCTAGAGGCAGCGGGCATCTATCGGGCTAAATCACTGGCGACCGTATTGCCCAATGATGCTATTAACGTATTTATTACCCTGACGGCGCGGGAGATGAACCCTAAGCTGATGATTTTGGCTCGGGGAGAAATGCCTTCTACGGAGAAAAAACTGCGGCTGGCAGGGGCTAACCATGTGGTGCTACCCGCCAGCATCAGCGCCCTACGGATGGCCCATTTGATTAGCCACCCTTCTGCGGTGGATTTTTTGTCCCAAACCGATGGCTACCACGGGTTGAACGAATTTTTGGCGGAGCTTGACATTCAACTTAACGAGCTGGTGGTTGAGGCCAGTTCACCCCTAATCGGCGGCACCATTGGCGACATTGAGATCAAAGGCCAGGGTACGTTTATCACTGTGGCTCTACGTCGAGCCGATGGAGAAGTGATTATTCACCCCAGCCGGGCCACTTACCTCGCTCTGGGAGACTCCATTATTTTGATGGGACACCAGGGCGACATGCCTAATTTTGCCCAGCAAACTGCGCTCAGAAAAGAGATACGCTACCGAGGGGCACGGGTTAGGTAG
- a CDS encoding Lin0512 family protein yields the protein MAHKRLIIEMGMGVDQHGQDPTVAAARAVRNAIAHNALPGVWEVAGLGHPNEMIVEVQVAVPFPEQVREAEVLAVLPFGQKTLVLKEGGMVVAGRAIPEFDDKNDDMYVAIAAVTVSIPT from the coding sequence GTGGCCCACAAGCGACTGATCATAGAAATGGGGATGGGGGTTGACCAGCACGGTCAAGACCCCACTGTGGCGGCGGCTCGGGCTGTGCGCAATGCGATCGCTCACAATGCGCTGCCCGGTGTCTGGGAAGTCGCTGGCCTCGGCCACCCCAACGAAATGATCGTTGAAGTCCAGGTGGCCGTTCCGTTCCCAGAGCAAGTGCGCGAGGCAGAGGTGCTAGCGGTGCTGCCCTTTGGCCAAAAGACCCTGGTGCTCAAGGAGGGCGGCATGGTGGTTGCCGGGCGCGCCATCCCCGAGTTCGACGACAAGAACGACGACATGTACGTGGCGATCGCCGCTGTCACCGTCTCTATCCCTACCTAA
- the thiO gene encoding glycine oxidase ThiO, with product MANQASDVLVVGSGVIGLAIALELRQQGATVTLLSRDFQQAASHAAAGMLAPQAEALPSGPMRDLALTSLGQYPTWVSKLEALTGQSVGYWPCGILAPRRATPENPAPNLTASAQSAGVWLDATTLGYYQPGLGPWVQGAYWYPDEGQVDNRLLVQALRSAVIDLGVTLHEGVGAIALRQHQGRIERLCTAQAGDFTADQVVLATGAWAHELLPLPVFPKKGEMASLRVPTGYPMPQPLQRVLFGEDIYIVPRQDGRIVLGATSQDVGFAPHNTAGGVNQLLTNAIALLPQLADFTLEETWWGYRPATPDEWPILGPGPAANLTLATGHHRNGILLAPITAQLVAQAVMGNVDAQLDAFSWQRFHRSSSYSSTNPAAVNPAVFSTPQTMPLTDTVPAVATAPTDSAATTALTDSPLTIAGRTFASRLMTGTGKYDDFEVMRRSIAASGCEIVTVAVRRVQTNAPGHEGLAEALDWSKIWMLPNTAGCQTAEDAIRVARLGREMAKLLGQEDNNFVKLEVIPDAKYLLPDPIGTLEAAEQLVKEGFAVLPYINADPLLAKRLEEAGCATVMPLGSPIGSGQGIRNAANIQIIIENATVPVVVDAGIGTPSEAAEAMEMGADALLINTAIAKAADPIAMGHAMGLATLAGRLAYRAGRIPIQGFASASSPLTGRITE from the coding sequence ATGGCAAATCAGGCAAGCGACGTCCTGGTGGTGGGCAGCGGCGTTATTGGGTTGGCGATCGCGCTAGAGCTGCGCCAGCAAGGGGCTACCGTGACCCTGCTCAGCCGTGACTTTCAGCAGGCCGCTAGCCATGCTGCCGCCGGTATGCTGGCCCCCCAGGCCGAAGCGCTGCCTTCTGGCCCCATGCGCGACCTAGCGCTGACCAGCCTGGGCCAATACCCCACCTGGGTGAGCAAGCTAGAAGCGCTCACAGGCCAATCAGTGGGCTATTGGCCCTGCGGCATTTTGGCCCCCCGCCGTGCTACTCCAGAAAACCCTGCGCCCAACCTCACGGCGTCAGCCCAGTCCGCCGGAGTCTGGCTGGATGCTACGACCCTAGGCTATTACCAGCCTGGCTTAGGCCCCTGGGTACAAGGGGCCTACTGGTACCCCGACGAGGGTCAGGTCGACAATCGACTGCTTGTGCAAGCGCTGCGATCGGCGGTGATCGATCTGGGCGTGACCCTGCACGAGGGCGTTGGGGCGATCGCCCTGCGCCAGCACCAGGGCCGCATTGAGCGCCTTTGCACCGCTCAGGCAGGTGACTTTACGGCAGACCAGGTGGTTTTGGCCACCGGAGCCTGGGCCCACGAGCTTCTGCCGCTGCCGGTATTTCCCAAAAAAGGAGAAATGGCCAGTCTGCGGGTACCTACCGGCTACCCTATGCCTCAGCCCCTGCAACGGGTGTTGTTTGGCGAAGACATCTACATCGTGCCCCGTCAAGATGGCCGCATTGTGCTGGGGGCGACCAGTCAAGACGTGGGGTTTGCCCCCCACAATACCGCTGGGGGAGTCAATCAGCTGCTGACGAATGCGATCGCCCTGTTGCCCCAACTCGCCGACTTTACCCTCGAAGAAACCTGGTGGGGCTATCGCCCAGCGACCCCCGACGAGTGGCCCATTTTAGGCCCTGGCCCCGCCGCCAACCTCACCCTGGCTACGGGCCACCACCGCAACGGCATCTTGCTGGCCCCCATTACCGCCCAGCTTGTGGCCCAGGCGGTGATGGGCAACGTAGATGCCCAGCTAGACGCATTTTCCTGGCAGCGCTTCCACCGCTCTAGCTCCTATTCTTCCACTAACCCTGCTGCCGTTAATCCTGCTGTTTTTTCTACCCCTCAGACCATGCCCTTGACCGACACCGTTCCCGCCGTTGCGACTGCTCCCACCGACTCAGCGGCAACAACTGCCCTCACCGACTCTCCCCTCACCATTGCGGGGCGCACCTTTGCCTCCCGTCTGATGACCGGCACCGGCAAGTATGACGACTTCGAGGTGATGCGCCGCAGCATTGCCGCCAGTGGCTGTGAGATTGTCACGGTAGCGGTGCGTCGGGTGCAGACCAACGCCCCCGGTCACGAAGGGCTGGCTGAAGCCCTCGACTGGTCAAAAATTTGGATGTTGCCCAATACCGCAGGCTGCCAAACCGCCGAAGACGCCATTCGGGTAGCCCGTTTGGGCCGCGAAATGGCCAAGTTGTTGGGTCAAGAAGACAACAACTTCGTCAAGCTTGAGGTTATTCCCGACGCCAAATATTTGCTGCCCGACCCCATCGGCACCCTAGAGGCAGCGGAGCAATTGGTCAAAGAAGGCTTTGCGGTGCTGCCCTACATCAACGCCGATCCGCTGTTGGCCAAGCGGTTAGAAGAGGCAGGCTGCGCCACGGTCATGCCACTGGGGTCACCGATTGGTTCGGGGCAAGGCATTCGCAACGCCGCCAACATTCAAATCATTATTGAGAATGCCACCGTGCCCGTGGTGGTCGATGCCGGCATTGGCACCCCCAGCGAAGCCGCCGAAGCAATGGAAATGGGAGCCGATGCTCTGTTGATCAATACGGCGATCGCCAAAGCTGCCGACCCCATTGCCATGGGCCATGCCATGGGCCTTGCCACCTTGGCTGGCCGCCTGGCCTACCGGGCGGGTCGAATTCCCATCCAGGGGTTTGCGAGCGCCAGTTCACCACTCACCGGGCGAATTACAGAGTAG
- a CDS encoding 5-formyltetrahydrofolate cyclo-ligase: MIQPSPSDLNHQAKSDLRRRLISARQSIPTQLWRQKSDRICAHLLNWNYFRQCRVILAYTSFRQEPDLSPLTAHHPHWGLPRCLDKHRLEWHYWSATSRWPLRKGAYGIIEPHPRSPQIDLSLVDLILVPAVACDVRGYRLGYGGGYYDRLLSQPPWLSIPTVGIVFEYARLPSLPRDVWDKPLAGVCSESGLFLGGK; encoded by the coding sequence GTGATTCAACCCTCTCCCTCAGACCTCAACCATCAGGCTAAATCCGATCTGCGCCGTCGTCTGATCAGCGCCCGCCAGAGCATTCCGACCCAGTTGTGGCGACAAAAGAGCGATCGCATCTGCGCTCACCTGCTCAACTGGAATTACTTTCGTCAATGCCGAGTGATCTTGGCTTACACCAGCTTTCGCCAAGAACCCGACCTCAGCCCCCTGACTGCCCATCATCCCCACTGGGGGCTGCCCCGCTGCCTCGACAAACACCGGCTCGAGTGGCATTACTGGTCGGCCACCAGCCGCTGGCCCCTACGCAAAGGCGCCTACGGCATTATCGAACCCCACCCCAGATCGCCCCAGATCGATCTCTCCTTGGTCGACTTGATCTTAGTGCCTGCCGTGGCCTGCGATGTGCGCGGCTACCGCCTGGGCTACGGCGGCGGCTACTACGATCGCCTGCTCAGCCAGCCCCCTTGGCTCAGCATTCCCACTGTAGGCATTGTGTTTGAGTACGCTCGCCTGCCCAGCCTACCCAGAGACGTGTGGGATAAGCCCCTGGCGGGGGTCTGCTCCGAGAGCGGCCTATTTTTGGGGGGAAAGTAG
- a CDS encoding pentapeptide repeat-containing protein, producing the protein MSHLGRPLGRWIVWLGSILLIGGIALAHPAAAWATESHPPLTVEILRQQLANLVQREGRPTVDLRNYTIDLRADSPLTDGFYRLLSSGLQKPATAPTLDLSYAIVQGDLDLQRLGQREPLYGDNLSPLLSEAGQVQLRRDRQRLLQLNRLSQSLLIQGQSGSQQIYLFKAPLVAVQTRFSGQVLGGDTFFLGRVLASGAVFEQGLSVAGARFNRAVSFSAADFRQAVQAKGSLFFEATRFDQSQFRRGANFQGAEFKADANFSRAVLAGDLNFSRVQWRGVADFARTLWQGSAFFVRSYFAKALFFTEARFDAPLVLRQTRFGEPVNLRNAMVGSEVDLGDALFPPSVYLNVAGLEFSLEQTQILGTPGKLGRVFSVPQLAGNETLLRNLERNFRNLEQISDANYIAYTAERLRLKAWQQRLLGTNINTASVMALVRVGFSEVQAQAVVDQRQNQTFIGTEGVLSVPEVDLAAYLKVRDRIFARDSFPITQRFTLALRWLWLGGLVVLSRYGTSFGLTFGLGLIAIPIFALMFWFVDRYRRRRGPTPILPPLTEGLWLVSGCSLLLGLGFNSLLRAADYPWLTLSFLFVLLVPIPALLIGLVVKQGRYHDLMEESYFVEDGSLRQLRLLIARLPVIPKFPFFRDRYTALLLDRRWNWLNYLDFSLNNWLKFGFNDIRLRDQHVPGLITALVWYQWGLGLLYTALLLWTLSRTIPGLNLLIYF; encoded by the coding sequence GTGAGTCACCTTGGTCGCCCCCTGGGGCGATGGATAGTCTGGTTAGGTAGTATTCTGCTGATCGGGGGGATAGCGTTGGCCCACCCGGCGGCAGCCTGGGCGACTGAGAGCCACCCGCCTCTCACGGTCGAGATTCTGCGACAGCAGTTAGCCAACCTGGTGCAGCGGGAGGGAAGGCCGACGGTCGATCTGCGCAATTACACCATTGATCTGCGCGCCGATAGCCCTCTCACCGACGGGTTTTACCGACTGCTCAGTAGCGGGCTGCAAAAACCCGCCACGGCCCCCACCCTAGACCTCAGCTATGCCATTGTGCAGGGCGATTTAGATCTGCAGCGCCTGGGCCAGCGAGAACCCCTCTACGGCGACAATCTTTCGCCGCTGCTAAGTGAGGCGGGGCAGGTTCAGCTCAGGCGCGATCGCCAGCGGTTACTTCAGCTCAATCGGCTGTCCCAGTCGCTGCTGATTCAGGGCCAGAGTGGTAGCCAGCAAATTTATTTATTTAAAGCGCCGCTGGTGGCGGTGCAGACTCGCTTTAGTGGCCAGGTGCTGGGGGGCGATACCTTTTTCTTAGGGCGAGTGCTGGCTTCAGGGGCTGTGTTTGAGCAGGGGCTATCGGTGGCGGGGGCGCGGTTTAATCGGGCGGTGAGTTTTTCTGCCGCTGATTTTCGCCAGGCGGTGCAGGCTAAGGGCAGCCTGTTTTTTGAGGCCACTCGGTTCGATCAAAGCCAGTTTCGCCGTGGAGCTAACTTTCAGGGGGCCGAGTTTAAGGCCGACGCCAACTTCAGCCGAGCGGTGCTGGCTGGCGACCTCAACTTTAGCCGGGTGCAGTGGCGGGGCGTGGCCGACTTTGCACGCACCCTGTGGCAGGGCAGTGCTTTTTTTGTCCGTAGCTACTTTGCCAAGGCCCTATTTTTTACTGAAGCCCGCTTTGACGCGCCGCTGGTGCTCCGCCAGACTCGCTTTGGCGAACCGGTGAATTTGCGCAACGCTATGGTCGGTAGCGAAGTCGATCTGGGGGATGCTCTGTTTCCGCCTTCGGTCTATTTAAATGTGGCGGGTCTGGAGTTTAGCCTGGAGCAAACTCAGATTTTGGGCACCCCTGGCAAACTTGGCCGAGTGTTTTCGGTGCCTCAGCTAGCGGGCAACGAAACCCTGCTGCGCAACCTGGAGCGCAACTTTCGCAATTTAGAGCAGATCAGCGATGCCAACTATATTGCCTACACCGCCGAACGACTGCGGCTAAAGGCTTGGCAGCAGCGGCTGCTCGGCACCAACATCAACACGGCTTCGGTAATGGCGCTGGTGCGGGTAGGTTTTAGTGAAGTCCAGGCCCAGGCCGTGGTTGACCAGCGGCAAAACCAAACATTTATTGGCACCGAGGGCGTGCTGAGTGTGCCTGAGGTTGACCTAGCGGCGTATTTGAAAGTGCGCGATCGCATTTTTGCCCGCGACTCTTTCCCCATTACCCAGCGCTTTACCCTGGCCCTGCGCTGGCTGTGGCTGGGCGGCTTAGTGGTGCTGAGTCGCTACGGCACCAGCTTTGGGCTTACCTTTGGCCTGGGGCTGATAGCTATTCCCATCTTTGCCCTGATGTTTTGGTTTGTCGATCGCTACCGACGACGGCGCGGGCCTACCCCAATTTTGCCGCCGCTCACAGAAGGGCTGTGGCTAGTGAGCGGGTGTAGCCTGCTGCTGGGGTTAGGGTTCAATAGCCTGCTGCGGGCCGCCGACTACCCGTGGCTCACGCTCAGCTTTTTGTTTGTGCTGCTGGTGCCCATACCGGCGCTGCTGATTGGGCTAGTCGTTAAGCAGGGGCGCTACCACGATTTGATGGAGGAGAGCTATTTTGTAGAAGACGGCAGCCTGCGTCAGCTTAGGCTATTGATTGCTCGCCTGCCCGTGATTCCCAAGTTTCCGTTTTTTCGCGATCGCTATACAGCCCTACTGCTCGATCGCCGCTGGAACTGGCTCAACTACCTCGACTTTAGCCTCAACAACTGGCTAAAGTTTGGCTTTAATGACATTCGATTACGAGACCAGCATGTGCCAGGGCTGATTACAGCTCTCGTGTGGTATCAATGGGGCCTGGGTCTGCTCTACACAGCGCTGCTCCTGTGGACGCTCTCGCGTACTATTCCAGGTTTAAATCTGTTGATTTATTTCTAG
- a CDS encoding M23 family metallopeptidase, with product MTWRPHTVLRLASPLQFRPSSIRAFTQVLASRSKPLLRPIALLGLAIAAALTISLPRSVPPAAAQDLTAALWTRASFPVENFQTYTSPFGYRSDPYSGNSRFHYGLDLAAPNGSYIRNWWAGEVLWVEGAGACGTSVAIKSGEWTHIYCHMHGHVEGSGPNKTMVDRTGGIQLRAGQVVPAGARIGRVGMTGRTTGPHLHWGLKYQDNWVDPALVLRAMYVGQQAAL from the coding sequence ATGACTTGGCGACCCCACACCGTGCTTCGACTGGCTTCTCCCCTCCAGTTTAGACCCAGTTCAATCAGAGCGTTTACCCAGGTTTTAGCTAGCCGTTCTAAACCATTGCTTCGTCCCATCGCTCTGCTAGGGCTGGCTATAGCTGCCGCATTGACTATCTCTCTGCCCCGGTCGGTGCCCCCGGCTGCAGCCCAAGACCTCACCGCTGCCCTGTGGACTAGAGCGTCCTTCCCCGTCGAAAATTTTCAGACCTATACCTCCCCCTTTGGCTATCGCAGCGACCCCTATAGCGGTAATTCTCGGTTTCACTACGGTCTAGATTTGGCAGCCCCCAACGGCAGCTACATTCGCAACTGGTGGGCTGGGGAAGTGCTTTGGGTTGAAGGGGCCGGGGCCTGTGGCACCTCTGTGGCAATTAAATCGGGCGAATGGACTCATATTTATTGCCACATGCATGGCCATGTTGAAGGCAGTGGCCCAAACAAAACTATGGTCGATCGCACGGGTGGCATTCAGCTCCGGGCCGGTCAGGTCGTGCCAGCGGGTGCCCGGATTGGCCGCGTCGGCATGACGGGCCGCACCACTGGCCCCCACCTGCACTGGGGCCTTAAGTATCAAGACAACTGGGTGGATCCGGCCCTAGTGTTACGGGCCATGTACGTTGGTCAGCAGGCCGCGCTGTAG
- the lepB gene encoding signal peptidase I, with the protein MKATPTVLVGRRPPKSPWLAVNLSAALPGVGQMYDGAIARGLVLFALHLGLIGFVLWSIFAPGGNTLRGLLSLVPLLGLYLFNLWDSHHAAKRGITLDQFSPLRYQSKDPWYPVFLSQVLPGLGHLFLQKAAIGATLLILGILTAYLANFNPALLPLTTVIWAVGCGLVYRAAPVRQRQWGWLGLLLVAIVVTRLAISSIPFVVPQMVVQCIVPSESMLPTLEVRDRIFVRPQPADYTPAIGDIVVFSNPERTPPSQAGELYNLMVKRVVALPGQQVDIRLGQVWIDGSPLVEPFLAEPIRYEWGPAMVPEGHLFVLGDNRNQSRDSHVWGFLPRPHLVGNAYKIYWPPQRVQPLT; encoded by the coding sequence ATGAAGGCGACCCCAACGGTACTGGTGGGCCGAAGGCCGCCCAAAAGCCCCTGGCTAGCGGTCAATTTGTCGGCGGCGCTGCCCGGCGTGGGGCAGATGTATGATGGCGCGATCGCCCGTGGTCTGGTACTTTTCGCCTTGCACCTGGGTCTGATTGGTTTTGTTCTCTGGTCAATTTTTGCTCCGGGGGGCAACACTCTGCGCGGACTGCTTAGCCTGGTGCCGCTGCTGGGTCTATACCTATTCAACCTGTGGGATAGCCACCACGCGGCTAAGCGGGGCATTACCCTCGATCAGTTCAGCCCCCTGCGCTACCAATCTAAAGATCCCTGGTATCCGGTGTTTCTCTCCCAGGTGTTGCCAGGGCTGGGACATCTGTTTTTGCAGAAGGCTGCGATCGGGGCTACCTTGCTCATTTTGGGGATCTTGACGGCCTATCTAGCCAATTTCAACCCAGCGCTGCTACCGCTGACCACAGTGATTTGGGCCGTAGGTTGCGGGCTAGTCTACCGGGCGGCTCCGGTGCGCCAACGGCAGTGGGGCTGGCTGGGCTTACTGCTAGTCGCCATTGTGGTGACACGCTTGGCGATTAGCTCTATCCCCTTCGTGGTGCCACAGATGGTAGTGCAGTGCATTGTGCCTAGCGAATCGATGCTGCCCACACTGGAAGTCCGCGATCGCATCTTTGTGCGCCCTCAGCCCGCCGACTACACCCCGGCGATTGGCGATATTGTCGTCTTCTCTAACCCCGAGCGCACTCCCCCCAGCCAAGCCGGAGAGCTCTATAACCTGATGGTTAAGCGCGTCGTCGCCCTGCCGGGCCAGCAGGTCGACATTCGGCTGGGGCAGGTGTGGATTGACGGCAGCCCCCTGGTCGAACCCTTCCTGGCTGAGCCCATTCGCTATGAGTGGGGGCCTGCAATGGTACCTGAGGGGCATTTGTTTGTGCTGGGCGACAACCGCAACCAGAGCCGCGACTCCCACGTATGGGGGTTTTTGCCTCGGCCCCATCTAGTAGGCAATGCCTACAAAATCTATTGGCCACCCCAACGGGTGCAGCCCCTAACCTAA
- a CDS encoding MurT ligase domain-containing protein — MNQLLLIPIVAFAKLLTLALRVSGRGSGTALPGYLIGRYFPFVLEALVSQIPVVVAITGTNGKTTSQTMLSAVLDQMPGARVLRNKAGANLSQGILSELLKQSNGFGRLDFTHAVLEVEEATLPRIATLLKPNIIAVTNLYRDQLDAYGEIDRTEKLIRDGIAQCPTAAVVVNGDDPRTARLTQGLGNATYYMSLAPEYARFLPYEGKLNRRLPDSQGLEATNIRINEDLTTDFSVQGRMNDQGVHLPQAKTVSPGFFHVYNGLMAIAIANLLGIDGATAIAGLQTFRPAFGRGEILTRAQGEKQVNYRLLLVKNPASFSLSLELLRNIPALKLMLAINDNTADSKDVSWLWDSEVERLTQADIDWILCTGIRAKDMVVRLKYALDTPPSPSPTVESIRQAIDLSFEKANPGDTVFVLPTYTAMLEFRKLMGKTLDIV, encoded by the coding sequence ATGAACCAACTGCTGCTGATTCCGATTGTTGCCTTTGCCAAACTGCTCACCCTGGCTCTGCGGGTATCGGGGCGTGGTTCAGGCACAGCCCTGCCCGGCTACTTAATTGGTCGCTACTTTCCCTTTGTGCTAGAAGCACTGGTCAGCCAAATTCCGGTGGTGGTGGCAATTACCGGCACCAACGGTAAAACCACCAGCCAAACCATGCTCAGCGCTGTTCTCGATCAAATGCCAGGGGCAAGGGTGCTGCGCAACAAAGCTGGGGCCAATCTCAGCCAGGGTATTTTGTCAGAACTGCTCAAGCAGAGCAATGGTTTTGGCCGCCTAGACTTTACCCACGCCGTTCTCGAAGTTGAAGAGGCTACTCTGCCCCGAATTGCGACCCTACTCAAACCCAATATTATTGCCGTTACTAACCTCTACCGCGACCAGCTTGATGCCTACGGCGAAATCGATCGCACCGAAAAGCTGATTCGCGACGGAATTGCCCAGTGCCCCACCGCTGCTGTGGTGGTCAATGGCGATGACCCCCGCACTGCCCGCCTCACCCAGGGCTTGGGAAATGCGACCTATTACATGTCCCTGGCGCCAGAGTACGCCCGGTTTTTGCCCTATGAGGGTAAGCTCAATCGCCGTCTTCCCGATAGCCAGGGTCTAGAGGCCACCAACATTCGCATTAACGAAGACCTGACCACCGATTTTTCGGTGCAGGGTCGGATGAATGACCAAGGGGTGCATTTGCCCCAGGCTAAAACCGTGTCGCCGGGGTTCTTTCACGTCTACAACGGGCTGATGGCGATCGCGATCGCTAACCTGCTCGGCATTGACGGAGCGACTGCGATCGCAGGCCTGCAAACCTTCAGACCTGCCTTTGGTCGGGGCGAAATTCTCACCCGTGCTCAGGGCGAAAAACAGGTCAACTACCGGCTACTACTGGTCAAAAACCCCGCCAGCTTTAGCCTCAGCCTAGAGCTGCTGCGCAATATTCCAGCCTTGAAGCTGATGCTGGCCATCAACGACAACACCGCCGACAGCAAAGATGTCTCTTGGCTGTGGGATAGCGAGGTAGAACGGCTCACCCAAGCCGATATTGACTGGATTCTCTGCACTGGCATCCGCGCCAAGGATATGGTCGTGCGGCTGAAGTACGCCCTAGATACACCTCCCAGCCCCAGCCCAACCGTAGAATCAATCCGCCAGGCGATTGATTTATCGTTTGAAAAAGCCAACCCTGGCGACACGGTATTTGTGCTGCCTACCTACACCGCCATGCTCGAATTCCGCAAGCTCATGGGCAAAACCCTCGATATTGTCTAG
- a CDS encoding cobalt-precorrin-6A reductase: protein MVTKAERVLWVIGGTGEAVELATALAAAEIPCLVTVTTAAARQAYRENPYLRVLVGGLAVTALEEFIQNQRIGAVLDVSHPFAVEISQGAIAAIQALQLPYWRYERPSIEQPATHGLIHEAADLNAVLTPDLLAGERVLLTLGYRWLHHFAPWQAQATLFARILPSPAALTAALGAGFTPDRLIALRPPISMALEQALWQQWQITRVITKASGAPGGETTKRAVAEQLKIPLYILARPKLDYPAICQSSADALATCQAWWHNSPRLT, encoded by the coding sequence ATGGTGACCAAGGCAGAACGGGTGCTGTGGGTGATTGGCGGTACCGGGGAGGCCGTAGAGTTGGCCACGGCGCTGGCAGCTGCAGAAATTCCTTGTCTGGTGACGGTGACGACAGCCGCCGCCCGGCAAGCCTATCGAGAAAATCCCTATCTGAGAGTGCTGGTCGGGGGCTTAGCGGTAACTGCCCTGGAGGAGTTTATCCAAAACCAGAGGATCGGGGCGGTGTTAGATGTATCCCATCCGTTTGCGGTGGAGATTTCGCAAGGGGCGATCGCGGCTATCCAAGCACTACAGCTCCCCTACTGGCGCTACGAACGGCCATCTATAGAACAACCTGCCACCCACGGGCTAATTCATGAGGCTGCCGACCTCAATGCCGTACTCACCCCTGATCTGCTGGCTGGCGAGCGGGTTTTACTCACCCTGGGCTATCGTTGGCTGCACCACTTCGCCCCCTGGCAGGCCCAGGCCACTCTATTTGCCCGCATTCTGCCATCTCCGGCAGCTCTGACAGCAGCTTTGGGGGCAGGGTTTACACCAGACCGGCTGATTGCGCTGCGCCCCCCGATCTCGATGGCGCTAGAGCAGGCTCTCTGGCAGCAGTGGCAGATCACCCGAGTGATCACCAAAGCTTCCGGTGCTCCAGGCGGTGAAACCACCAAACGAGCCGTCGCTGAGCAGCTCAAAATTCCTCTCTATATTTTGGCGCGTCCCAAGCTGGATTACCCAGCGATATGTCAAAGCTCGGCAGACGCCCTAGCAACCTGCCAAGCCTGGTGGCACAACTCCCCCCGCCTGACTTAA